One genomic segment of Nitrospira sp. includes these proteins:
- a CDS encoding CBS domain-containing protein: protein MRESRGGAVKDFMHRNLEMVPQETTVVLAAERMGARRIGCVLVESGDPERGLIGIVTETDLVRKVLAKGVDQAVTAVDRVMSRPPLTIAAEGSMLDASHVMEGNQVRHLCVVEGEEIVGVVSVRDLVRSFVDAESNPVIDLDGVYRPLGVLMATPAATIGTEESIFAAAVRMSEKRIGSLLTIEAGELVGVVTESDLVRKGLASNQDAGKTRVSAVMSSPLLSIDVNRTIRDASQVMTERGVRHLAVSENDKIVGVLSIRDLVKMVSVRDRPGFFGYA from the coding sequence ATGCGCGAATCTAGAGGTGGAGCGGTCAAGGACTTTATGCATCGCAACCTGGAGATGGTTCCACAAGAGACGACGGTCGTGCTGGCGGCCGAGCGGATGGGTGCTCGGCGTATCGGCTGCGTGTTGGTGGAGTCCGGCGATCCCGAACGAGGACTGATAGGGATTGTGACGGAGACGGATTTGGTGCGGAAAGTGCTTGCGAAGGGAGTGGATCAGGCGGTCACGGCGGTGGATCGTGTGATGAGCCGCCCACCGTTGACGATCGCGGCAGAAGGCTCCATGTTGGATGCCAGCCATGTGATGGAAGGCAACCAGGTCCGTCACCTCTGCGTGGTGGAGGGAGAGGAGATCGTCGGGGTTGTTTCAGTACGGGATTTGGTGCGATCGTTTGTGGATGCGGAGAGCAATCCCGTCATCGATCTCGACGGGGTATACCGGCCGCTTGGCGTCCTGATGGCGACCCCGGCCGCTACGATCGGCACAGAAGAGTCCATTTTTGCGGCTGCTGTGCGAATGAGCGAGAAGCGCATCGGGTCATTGCTGACGATTGAGGCCGGCGAGCTCGTCGGCGTCGTGACCGAGAGCGACCTGGTCCGAAAAGGGCTCGCCTCCAACCAGGATGCAGGCAAAACCCGTGTTAGTGCCGTGATGAGCTCCCCTCTGCTGAGCATTGATGTCAATCGTACGATTCGCGATGCCAGTCAAGTCATGACCGAACGGGGTGTGCGTCACTTGGCCGTCAGTGAGAACGACAAGATTGTCGGAGTGCTTTCCATACGGGACTTAGTGAAAATGGTGTCGGTCCGGGACCGCCCTGGGTTTTTCGGCTATGCGTAG
- the sthA gene encoding Si-specific NAD(P)(+) transhydrogenase, translated as MAHYDLLVIGTGPAGQKAAVQAAKIGKKVGLIEKKEVVGGVCINTGTIPSKALREAVLYFSGIPQRSIYGTPYRFKETVRIEELVRHVNYVIASEIQIVYDQMARNRVDMIFGSASFLDPHRLRVQHRSGPSEHTADFIVVAVGTEPSRPPEIPFDDTSIIDTDGLLTFKRLPSSIVIVGGGVIGTEYASMLAALGIPTTLIDKAPRLLEFADAEIIDRLQRQMKDFGVTLYHDEEVLAIKKAPDNSIHVDLQHAEPIQTSTLMYAIGRVGATKGLNLEAAGLKPDNRGRLRVNEHFQTAVPHIYGAGDVIGFPALASTSMQQGRHASSNAFGLPNHTDNSLLPYGIYSIPQISMVGRNEEELTRAGVPYAVGIARYKEIARGLLMGDETGMLKLLFHRQTYELLGVHIIGEGATELIHIGQAIMAHRSRIHYFIDTVFNYPTLAECYKVAALDGINRLPRPWAPDR; from the coding sequence ATGGCACACTACGACTTACTCGTTATCGGCACGGGACCGGCCGGCCAAAAGGCCGCAGTGCAGGCAGCCAAAATCGGCAAGAAGGTGGGTTTGATCGAGAAGAAGGAAGTCGTCGGAGGCGTCTGCATCAACACCGGCACGATTCCGAGTAAAGCCCTGCGCGAAGCCGTGCTCTATTTTTCCGGAATTCCACAGCGCAGCATCTATGGTACCCCGTACCGATTCAAGGAAACGGTTAGGATCGAAGAACTCGTCCGCCACGTCAACTACGTCATTGCGAGCGAGATCCAGATCGTGTACGATCAGATGGCTCGGAATCGGGTCGATATGATTTTCGGATCAGCCAGTTTTCTCGATCCACACCGTCTCCGTGTCCAACACCGGAGCGGCCCGAGCGAACATACGGCGGATTTCATTGTCGTCGCCGTCGGCACAGAACCAAGCCGTCCGCCCGAGATCCCATTCGACGACACCTCTATCATCGATACGGACGGGCTCCTGACCTTCAAACGCCTTCCCTCTTCGATCGTGATCGTCGGAGGGGGTGTCATTGGCACAGAGTACGCCTCCATGCTCGCGGCACTGGGAATTCCCACCACCCTCATCGACAAAGCACCTCGTCTGTTGGAGTTTGCCGATGCTGAGATCATCGACCGACTCCAGCGACAGATGAAAGATTTCGGTGTCACCCTGTATCACGACGAAGAAGTCCTCGCGATCAAGAAAGCGCCGGATAATTCCATCCATGTCGATTTGCAACACGCCGAGCCGATCCAAACATCCACGCTTATGTATGCGATCGGCCGGGTCGGCGCGACAAAAGGGCTCAACCTGGAAGCGGCGGGATTGAAACCGGACAATCGGGGTCGCCTGAGAGTGAACGAACACTTTCAGACCGCAGTCCCGCATATCTATGGGGCCGGTGACGTCATCGGCTTTCCGGCCCTGGCCTCGACTTCAATGCAGCAAGGCCGTCATGCCTCCAGCAATGCCTTCGGCCTTCCGAATCATACCGACAATTCGTTGTTACCCTACGGCATTTACTCCATTCCTCAAATCTCCATGGTGGGACGGAACGAGGAAGAACTCACTCGTGCCGGGGTTCCCTACGCAGTGGGCATCGCTCGCTATAAAGAAATCGCCCGTGGACTGCTGATGGGCGACGAAACGGGCATGCTCAAGCTCTTGTTTCACCGGCAGACCTACGAATTGCTCGGCGTCCATATCATCGGAGAGGGGGCTACTGAGCTGATCCACATCGGTCAGGCCATCATGGCTCATCGCAGTCGAATTCACTATTTCATCGACACAGTCTTCAATTACCCGACTCTGGCAGAATGTTACAAAGTCGCCGCACTGGACGGCATCAATCGCTTACCGCGTCCCTGGGCTCCAGACCGGTAA
- a CDS encoding 2OG-Fe(II) oxygenase, producing MTTEELDSNRVFVLHNFLSSDECAALIRRSENLTYETGTVGGVVAEGIRNNERVLLDDKPLSDKLFQRALPWLPQVVERQHLVRFNERWRFYRYRPGQTFHAHRDGSYLSLETYEQSEVTFLIYLNDDMTGGETRFFADMDQAAQRCPYLSVKPRTGAALVFLHSIWHEGAVVQSGEKYVLRTDVMYKL from the coding sequence ATGACTACGGAAGAGTTGGATTCCAATAGGGTGTTTGTCCTGCACAACTTTCTGTCGAGCGATGAGTGCGCTGCACTGATCCGTCGGAGCGAAAATCTCACCTACGAGACCGGCACCGTCGGAGGTGTAGTGGCTGAGGGAATCAGAAACAATGAGCGCGTCTTACTCGATGACAAACCCTTGTCAGACAAATTATTTCAACGCGCGCTCCCATGGCTTCCTCAGGTCGTCGAACGCCAACACCTGGTCCGGTTCAACGAACGTTGGCGCTTCTACCGCTATCGTCCCGGACAAACCTTCCATGCCCATCGGGACGGATCGTACCTGTCGCTGGAAACCTACGAGCAAAGCGAAGTGACGTTCTTGATTTATCTGAACGACGACATGACGGGCGGAGAAACACGATTCTTCGCAGACATGGACCAGGCCGCTCAACGATGTCCCTATTTGAGTGTGAAGCCAAGGACAGGGGCGGCGTTGGTCTTCCTCCACTCCATCTGGCACGAAGGGGCTGTTGTGCAGAGTGGGGAGAAATATGTACTTCGGACCGATGTCATGTACAAGTTATAG
- a CDS encoding sulfurtransferase TusA family protein, giving the protein MNEYQNAPGVPTSELDLRGVICPYNFVKTKLKLETMKEGEVLSVLLDDGDPIRNVPRSVENEGHTVLAQERADQAYRVLIRREDSD; this is encoded by the coding sequence ATGAACGAGTATCAGAATGCGCCGGGTGTGCCGACGTCAGAGCTTGATCTTCGCGGGGTTATTTGTCCCTACAACTTCGTGAAGACGAAACTCAAACTTGAAACGATGAAGGAAGGCGAAGTGCTGTCGGTCTTGTTGGATGACGGCGATCCTATCCGGAACGTGCCGCGCAGTGTCGAGAATGAAGGCCACACGGTATTAGCACAGGAACGAGCCGACCAAGCCTACAGAGTTTTAATTCGTCGAGAGGATAGCGACTAG
- a CDS encoding SAM-dependent methyltransferase, whose translation MPTKGSQQNARASRTSGSLPDRKGTLYVVAASIGHPDDVTLRAIQVLRNVDLIASEDPKATQQLLAHHHIQAMVTSYGPRNLKEKAAVLVQRLQRGTDVALVSDCGSPLVVDPGHLLVVAAHAHGIPVVPLPGPSVAIAALTAAGVPCESFYLLGYLPSKTPHLARCLIDALKREVPTVAFCPVNSLLRAVQLLVNIAPRRLVVLACDLTMSSEHIIRGTSLQVSRCLPNVQGEQITIVLAGKNRGGRDTKPRPV comes from the coding sequence ATGCCGACCAAAGGGAGTCAACAAAACGCAAGAGCTTCAAGGACTTCCGGCAGTCTGCCCGATCGTAAAGGAACACTCTATGTGGTGGCCGCCTCAATCGGACATCCTGACGATGTGACCCTACGTGCCATTCAGGTCCTAAGGAACGTAGATCTCATCGCTTCGGAAGATCCGAAGGCAACGCAACAACTTCTCGCACATCACCATATTCAAGCGATGGTGACGAGTTACGGCCCCCGGAATCTGAAGGAGAAGGCGGCGGTGCTTGTGCAGCGGTTACAGCGGGGCACTGACGTCGCGCTTGTCTCTGATTGCGGATCTCCCCTTGTGGTCGACCCAGGCCATCTCCTCGTGGTCGCAGCACATGCACATGGAATCCCTGTGGTCCCCCTACCTGGTCCTTCCGTAGCGATTGCGGCCCTCACCGCCGCAGGCGTACCCTGTGAGTCGTTCTATCTTCTTGGGTATCTGCCGAGCAAGACCCCCCATCTCGCCCGCTGCCTTATCGATGCGTTGAAGAGGGAAGTTCCCACGGTGGCGTTTTGCCCTGTGAACTCACTTCTGCGTGCGGTCCAGCTCCTTGTGAACATCGCGCCCCGTCGCCTTGTCGTCTTGGCTTGTGACCTGACAATGTCCAGCGAACATATTATTCGCGGAACATCACTACAAGTAAGCCGATGCCTGCCCAACGTGCAAGGGGAACAGATCACGATTGTTCTTGCGGGAAAAAACCGAGGCGGGCGGGACACAAAACCAAGGCCTGTCTAG
- the ccsA gene encoding cytochrome c biogenesis protein CcsA, with translation MITLVLYIVATVSFLSYSLRRSEALSNVSLGMTAAGFASHTVALVLRIAGASSSAPPSFSDALSFFSWMIILVFLVVEFRHRIHVLGSFMVPLALVSLISAAALPETVPTLQPVFKTLWFHVTLSMLGAVGFTVAFVAGVMYLIQDRLLKSKQFNVLYNKLPALDFLDHLNQQSIVLGFPLLTLGIVTGAISAQFARGSYVSWNPEQTWALVTWLFYFIVLLGRLTIGWRAKRAAYLTVIGFACVILTLVGVVLKGHSALS, from the coding sequence ATGATCACGCTGGTCCTGTACATTGTGGCCACGGTGTCGTTTCTATCCTATTCGCTGCGGCGCTCTGAAGCCCTATCAAACGTGTCGCTGGGTATGACGGCGGCAGGCTTTGCTTCACATACCGTTGCCCTCGTCCTGCGGATAGCGGGTGCCTCATCATCGGCGCCGCCCAGCTTTTCCGATGCCCTTTCTTTTTTCTCGTGGATGATCATCCTGGTGTTTTTGGTCGTCGAATTCCGCCATCGGATTCATGTGCTTGGGTCCTTCATGGTGCCTCTAGCCTTGGTCTCGTTGATTTCGGCCGCAGCCCTTCCAGAGACGGTACCTACCCTCCAGCCGGTGTTCAAGACCCTCTGGTTTCATGTCACGCTCAGCATGCTGGGCGCCGTGGGATTTACAGTCGCGTTTGTCGCAGGTGTGATGTATCTGATCCAGGATCGGCTCCTCAAGTCGAAACAGTTTAATGTTCTCTACAATAAGCTCCCCGCGCTCGACTTTCTCGATCACCTTAATCAACAATCCATCGTGTTAGGGTTCCCGTTGCTTACGCTGGGAATCGTGACGGGAGCCATCTCAGCGCAATTTGCACGCGGATCGTATGTGAGTTGGAATCCCGAGCAGACCTGGGCGCTGGTCACGTGGCTTTTCTATTTTATTGTGTTGCTCGGAAGGCTGACTATCGGGTGGAGAGCCAAACGCGCGGCCTATCTCACGGTCATCGGATTTGCTTGCGTGATCCTCACGTTGGTCGGTGTCGTCCTTAAAGGACATAGTGCGTTGTCGTAA
- the hemA gene encoding glutamyl-tRNA reductase: MHLIVVGLSHKTAPVEIRERVAVPESRLGEALTRLCSYPGVKEGILLSTCNRVEVYSVVDNIESGYGRIQEFLADTHLSLSSEQLTPHLYWHTGDRAIGHLFRVAASLDSMIIGESQILGQLKDAFEVALAYKTTGVIMNKVVKKAISVAKRVRTETKISEMAVSVSYAAVELAKKIFSNLHEKTVLLVGAGEMAKLAARHLIAQGVGHVRITTRTPQHAVDLAAKFGGTAVPFDQFKDDMASADIVLVSTGAAHYLVGAEDVRRAVEERMNRPMFLIDISVPRNIDPAVRHVDNAFLFDIDDLKHRVEQNRAERVQESEKAERMVVEEVTTLVDWMKSLEVTPTIVALRNRVDDMRRAEVDKVLARLPHLSPQERELVEGLASSIVNKLIHRTMVTLKAEVNSSSGPAFVEAARRFFSLDLQSPSVQQIETYRQSTHYQAESPAESGAEDPVPETSIHKRTR; this comes from the coding sequence ATGCATCTGATCGTCGTCGGGTTAAGTCACAAGACGGCTCCCGTCGAGATCCGAGAGCGGGTGGCTGTTCCCGAAAGCCGACTCGGCGAAGCCCTCACCCGTCTATGTTCTTATCCCGGTGTCAAGGAAGGCATCCTCCTCTCGACCTGTAATCGAGTCGAAGTGTACTCAGTTGTCGACAATATTGAATCCGGATATGGCCGTATCCAAGAATTTCTAGCCGACACGCATCTGTCGTTGTCTTCCGAGCAGTTGACCCCGCATCTCTACTGGCATACCGGGGATCGAGCGATCGGTCACTTGTTCAGAGTCGCAGCCAGTCTAGATTCAATGATTATCGGAGAATCTCAAATCCTGGGACAACTGAAAGATGCGTTTGAAGTCGCGCTGGCCTATAAAACGACCGGCGTCATCATGAACAAGGTCGTCAAGAAGGCGATCTCAGTCGCCAAGCGTGTGCGGACCGAAACGAAAATTTCTGAAATGGCGGTGTCGGTCAGCTATGCTGCCGTTGAGCTGGCCAAGAAGATTTTTTCGAATCTGCACGAGAAGACGGTGCTGTTGGTCGGTGCCGGGGAAATGGCGAAGCTGGCCGCGCGCCATCTGATCGCTCAAGGTGTGGGGCATGTGCGTATCACGACAAGAACTCCACAGCATGCGGTTGATCTCGCCGCCAAGTTCGGCGGCACGGCGGTTCCATTCGATCAGTTCAAGGATGATATGGCCTCAGCGGATATTGTTCTCGTTTCGACGGGTGCGGCACATTATCTGGTCGGGGCAGAGGATGTACGTCGTGCGGTCGAAGAACGTATGAACCGTCCGATGTTCTTGATCGATATTTCGGTTCCCCGAAACATCGATCCGGCCGTTCGGCACGTCGACAATGCGTTTCTCTTCGACATCGATGATCTGAAACATCGAGTTGAACAGAACCGAGCCGAGCGAGTGCAGGAGTCGGAGAAGGCCGAGAGAATGGTTGTGGAAGAAGTGACCACCCTGGTGGACTGGATGAAATCCCTGGAGGTCACGCCGACGATCGTTGCGCTCAGGAACCGCGTCGATGATATGAGGCGGGCGGAGGTCGACAAGGTGCTCGCGCGACTGCCACATCTGTCTCCTCAGGAGCGCGAACTGGTTGAAGGCCTTGCCTCCTCGATCGTGAACAAATTGATTCATCGCACGATGGTCACCCTCAAGGCCGAAGTCAACTCGTCGAGCGGTCCTGCGTTCGTCGAAGCGGCGCGTCGGTTTTTTTCTCTCGACCTGCAATCGCCGTCTGTTCAACAGATCGAGACGTACAGGCAATCGACGCATTACCAGGCCGAAAGCCCCGCAGAGTCGGGTGCCGAGGATCCAGTTCCGGAAACGTCGATCCATAAACGAACCCGCTGA